A stretch of Aureispira sp. CCB-E DNA encodes these proteins:
- a CDS encoding histidine kinase, with protein sequence MKQYYVRLFYIFCLFFFIQPSTSKAQVAILDSLEIALETSPHDTLKLEILLELSTKTIRKDAEKSIVYILEGIRLAKEYKQYHHLIGLCIYYSYYLTSTNTIDSALTVIEEAYSYLPHVSDKKKHLGVLTEHASLLQMKGDLSEATQKYLNALKIAKENQLTEIVASCYIGLSGLFYSQKMYAKAIQYNQKCAGICDDLPSSRTPYCFGLVYSNLATFFLKQKQIDSTIYYGLKAIEFKKQVNNLHGLSLSYSVVANAYLKKKDTLTAIPFYEKALEIAKKVKDIKVLSQTLTLIGKIHVARKNVLELQKIVAELDAIAPKFKNPSLLINYYQVKRNFFELKKDYKGALELLKNQFNMVDSLRKGKNATLIASLETKYRTNQHKLEKELTQKELLLSNERAIQSKRNLMGVVIFTLLVLLLLLYISSRLRIIRQQKIALNVAYEQLERQKQDEVALLSLKALQAQMNPHFIFNALNSIQDLVLMKDIKNSTIYIGKFSALIRKILLSSKEQFISLNNELEILSLYLDLEKLRFGEQLNVTFNCLVSLEQQTEIQIPAMFIQPYIENAIKHGLFHKKGLKKLLVEFRIEGDFLVCVIEDNGIGQEKANEMKEKTLHLHTGFSTEAIQHRIQFLNQTMQKEIRIQTDDLGPEPSTGTRITLYFSI encoded by the coding sequence ATGAAACAATATTACGTCCGTTTATTCTATATTTTTTGCCTATTTTTCTTTATACAACCGTCTACTTCTAAAGCACAAGTTGCCATACTAGATTCTCTCGAAATCGCTTTAGAAACAAGTCCTCATGACACACTTAAATTGGAAATTTTACTTGAATTAAGTACGAAGACGATTCGAAAGGATGCAGAAAAGAGTATTGTCTATATTCTTGAAGGTATTCGACTGGCAAAAGAGTACAAACAATACCATCATTTAATAGGTTTATGTATCTACTACAGCTATTACCTAACCTCTACCAATACCATTGATTCAGCCCTTACGGTTATTGAAGAAGCTTATAGCTATTTGCCTCATGTGTCCGATAAAAAAAAACACTTAGGTGTTTTAACCGAACATGCCTCATTATTACAAATGAAGGGCGACCTATCTGAGGCCACTCAAAAGTATCTAAATGCTTTAAAAATTGCTAAAGAAAACCAATTGACAGAGATTGTAGCTTCTTGTTACATTGGTCTAAGCGGTCTTTTTTATAGTCAAAAAATGTACGCCAAAGCTATTCAGTACAATCAAAAATGTGCGGGTATTTGCGATGACTTACCCTCTTCTAGAACACCTTATTGTTTTGGATTAGTTTATAGTAATTTAGCTACTTTTTTTCTGAAACAAAAGCAAATAGATAGTACGATTTATTATGGATTAAAAGCCATTGAGTTTAAAAAACAAGTGAACAATCTTCACGGCTTGTCTCTTTCTTATAGTGTCGTTGCCAATGCCTACCTCAAGAAAAAAGATACTCTAACAGCCATTCCGTTTTATGAAAAAGCGTTAGAAATAGCTAAGAAGGTAAAAGACATTAAGGTTTTAAGTCAAACACTTACGCTTATAGGAAAAATACATGTTGCTAGGAAAAATGTACTTGAACTGCAAAAAATTGTTGCTGAACTAGATGCCATTGCTCCTAAATTCAAGAACCCCTCCCTTTTGATCAATTATTATCAAGTTAAAAGAAACTTTTTTGAACTAAAAAAAGACTACAAAGGAGCATTGGAACTATTAAAAAACCAATTTAACATGGTAGATAGCCTCCGAAAAGGTAAAAATGCTACCTTGATTGCCTCTCTAGAAACCAAATATAGAACCAATCAGCACAAACTTGAAAAGGAATTAACTCAAAAAGAATTATTACTATCCAACGAAAGGGCTATTCAGAGCAAAAGAAACTTAATGGGAGTGGTTATCTTTACGCTGCTAGTCCTGCTATTATTGCTCTATATCTCATCTCGGCTTAGAATTATTAGGCAACAAAAAATAGCTTTAAATGTTGCTTATGAACAACTTGAACGGCAAAAACAAGATGAAGTAGCCTTGCTTAGTTTAAAAGCCCTTCAAGCACAAATGAATCCTCACTTTATCTTCAATGCACTCAATTCCATTCAGGATTTGGTGCTAATGAAAGACATTAAAAACTCAACCATTTATATAGGAAAATTTAGTGCCTTAATCCGAAAAATTCTCTTGTCTTCCAAAGAACAATTCATTTCTTTGAACAACGAATTGGAAATTTTAAGCCTTTATCTTGATCTTGAAAAATTACGTTTTGGCGAACAATTAAATGTCACCTTTAATTGCCTCGTCTCCCTTGAACAACAAACAGAGATTCAAATACCTGCCATGTTTATTCAACCTTATATCGAGAATGCCATCAAACATGGATTGTTTCACAAAAAAGGGTTAAAAAAGCTCTTGGTTGAGTTTCGTATTGAGGGGGATTTTTTGGTTTGTGTAATTGAGGACAATGGAATTGGACAAGAAAAAGCCAATGAAATGAAAGAAAAAACACTGCATCTTCATACAGGTTTTTCAACAGAAGCTATTCAACATAGAATTCAATTTTTGAATCAAACCATGCAGAAAGAAATTCGGATACAAACAGATGACCTAGGACCAGAACCATCTACAGGAACAAGAATTACCTTATATTTTTCTATTTAG
- a CDS encoding LytTR family DNA-binding domain-containing protein, whose protein sequence is MKVIIIDDEERGRRVLKNLITTFFSDLQIVAVCSNVPDAVLQINKLEPHVVFCDIEMPQYSGLELLSFFKEVNFELIFATAHNEYAIQAFELSAIDYLLKPIELEKLEIAVEKLRQKVQTSTMYERLQALKSNLTKNIIHNIALPVAEGLIFIETKKIILIEADGAYTKVWQTNSKPILISKSIKFFEKLTQNHLQFYKVHRSSIVNINHIKKYFKGEGQLTLSENINAKVAREKKKSFEEHISYLNLF, encoded by the coding sequence ATGAAAGTCATTATAATTGATGATGAAGAAAGAGGGCGGCGTGTTTTAAAAAACTTAATTACTACCTTCTTCTCTGATTTGCAAATTGTTGCAGTATGTTCTAACGTACCCGATGCCGTTTTGCAAATTAACAAATTAGAGCCACATGTTGTCTTTTGTGACATCGAAATGCCCCAATATTCAGGGCTAGAATTGCTTTCTTTTTTTAAAGAAGTAAATTTTGAATTGATCTTTGCAACAGCGCATAATGAATACGCCATACAAGCGTTTGAGCTCTCTGCTATTGATTATTTACTCAAGCCTATTGAATTAGAAAAATTAGAAATAGCCGTTGAGAAACTCAGACAAAAAGTTCAAACTTCGACTATGTATGAAAGACTTCAGGCTTTAAAATCTAATTTAACAAAAAATATTATTCACAATATTGCCTTGCCTGTTGCTGAAGGCTTAATTTTTATTGAAACAAAGAAAATTATCTTGATAGAAGCCGATGGCGCTTACACCAAAGTATGGCAAACCAACTCTAAACCAATTTTAATCAGCAAAAGCATTAAGTTTTTTGAAAAACTCACACAAAACCATTTACAATTCTACAAAGTTCATCGCTCCTCTATTGTCAATATCAATCATATAAAAAAATACTTCAAAGGTGAGGGACAACTCACGTTATCCGAAAATATTAATGCGAAAGTTGCTAGAGAAAAAAAGAAAAGTTTTGAAGAACACATCTCTTATCTAAATCTTTTCTAA
- a CDS encoding pyruvate dehydrogenase complex E1 component subunit beta — protein MRKIRMREALREAMSEEMRRDENVFLMGEEVAEYNGAYKVSQGMLDEFGPKRIIDTPIAELGFAAIGVGAAMGGVRPIVEFMTWNFAVLAFDQIVNHAAKINSMSAGQFKCPIVFRGGTGSAGQLAQQHSQTFESWMANVPGLKVISISNAYDAKGLLKSAIRDEDPVCFMESELMYSDMGEVPEEEYLIPIGKANVVREGTDVTITCFNKLVKVAVAAAEELEKEGISVEIIDLRTIRPLDEAAIIQSVKKTNRLIALDESWPFAGVSSEIAYRTQKHAFDYLDAPVTRINSLDVSMCYAPTLVDAFLPSAEKVIKAVKEVLYR, from the coding sequence ATGAGAAAAATTCGTATGCGCGAAGCCTTGAGAGAGGCAATGTCAGAAGAAATGCGTAGAGACGAGAACGTATTTTTGATGGGCGAAGAAGTAGCAGAGTATAATGGAGCATACAAAGTTAGTCAAGGCATGTTGGATGAGTTTGGTCCCAAACGCATTATCGATACGCCAATTGCAGAGTTAGGTTTTGCAGCAATTGGAGTAGGAGCAGCCATGGGAGGTGTCCGTCCAATTGTAGAATTTATGACTTGGAACTTTGCTGTGTTAGCATTTGATCAAATTGTCAACCACGCTGCGAAAATAAACTCTATGTCTGCGGGGCAATTTAAATGCCCAATCGTATTTAGAGGAGGAACAGGTTCGGCAGGACAATTGGCACAACAACATTCTCAAACATTTGAAAGTTGGATGGCTAACGTTCCTGGTCTAAAAGTTATCTCTATTTCTAACGCTTATGATGCAAAAGGCTTGTTGAAGTCGGCGATTAGAGATGAAGATCCTGTTTGTTTTATGGAGTCCGAACTGATGTATTCAGATATGGGAGAAGTTCCAGAAGAAGAGTATTTGATTCCTATTGGAAAAGCAAATGTTGTTCGTGAAGGAACGGATGTTACTATTACTTGTTTTAATAAATTAGTAAAAGTAGCCGTTGCTGCTGCCGAAGAATTAGAAAAAGAAGGTATTTCTGTAGAAATTATTGATTTGCGTACCATTCGCCCGTTAGATGAGGCGGCAATTATTCAGTCGGTCAAGAAAACAAATCGCTTGATTGCATTGGATGAATCATGGCCTTTTGCAGGGGTATCGTCAGAAATTGCTTATCGCACACAAAAGCATGCCTTTGACTATTTGGATGCTCCTGTTACGAGAATCAATAGTTTGGATGTGAGTATGTGTTATGCGCCAACTTTAGTAGATGCTTTCTTGCCTTCTGCTGAAAAGGTAATCAAAGCTGTAAAAGAAGTACTTTATCGTTAA
- a CDS encoding outer membrane beta-barrel protein: MSTTNIKTPFLALLLCLCLSFSSLAQTSIGLEAGFNFAGNIPSPQKTLFLRNLHPGINGGLFVEKHVSDKIAIRWGGFYAIRFFLGNHQSDSNFVNNYRAMHCVTVPVLCSFKASSKLSFDVGIEFITIVHSDIPFFKTPTLHLGPRAAIAYQITPSFAVRLYGVYDLIKIRQDNHPNSTNYNYYNSITLGLNVAYTFKRIKKRRVIRSPGLG; the protein is encoded by the coding sequence ATGTCCACTACAAATATTAAAACACCTTTTTTAGCTTTATTACTTTGTCTATGTTTGTCATTTTCGAGCCTAGCACAGACATCTATAGGTCTAGAAGCAGGTTTTAACTTTGCAGGAAATATTCCGAGTCCTCAAAAAACACTATTTCTCAGAAATTTACATCCTGGTATAAATGGTGGGTTATTTGTAGAAAAACATGTTAGCGACAAAATAGCCATTCGTTGGGGAGGTTTTTATGCCATTCGGTTCTTTTTAGGAAATCATCAATCCGATTCCAACTTTGTCAATAACTATAGAGCAATGCATTGTGTGACTGTCCCTGTCCTATGCTCTTTCAAAGCCAGTTCAAAGCTTTCTTTTGATGTTGGAATAGAGTTTATCACTATTGTGCATTCAGACATTCCTTTTTTTAAAACACCTACTTTGCATCTAGGTCCTAGAGCAGCCATCGCTTATCAAATCACCCCTAGTTTTGCTGTACGGCTTTATGGAGTGTATGATTTAATCAAAATCCGCCAAGACAACCATCCTAATAGTACTAATTACAATTATTATAATAGTATAACATTAGGCTTAAATGTCGCTTATACCTTTAAAAGAATCAAAAAACGACGCGTTATTCGAAGTCCTGGGCTTGGGTAA